A region from the Nonlabens sp. YIK11 genome encodes:
- a CDS encoding TlpA family protein disulfide reductase: MKKFIILPFIALFLLSCEEDSKPYELEISGENIEFVEILYSEDDLLFYEMDRDTIKPNASGKYIVTKNIERPKNSKIIVNGKFKNNIMVPGAKSKLVFRDSAVVFEGTNASGLNLLNEFDRPETHRVGSGIYENDTTLQMTLNKYWSLRDSDLKTVTALEKKDSIDSEFSDLLKTEINYYYAYNIDNIFSQRFYAGKGDDYNEVKKIWDSVERSNPLEADYKSTYWRAYGESIMVNKPFVESIMSGEASMDRYRALFEADEMNDMQYASIKEFPKSKSREQISALFIYNRAERSDNPKSLIRLYDDFKNEYPKSRYLSYLDPNINKVKEYQKALTEKMPSDAIFLENSEIANMDELLSTLKGEKYFVDIWASWCVPCIEEFKHNGKLNALLKEKGYKKIYISIDQQANKNAWETQIKSNQLSGMHMIASKDFSDSFHKNYGEVGSNAVTIPLYMITDESGKIVNKNAPRPSDIENLRKVL; the protein is encoded by the coding sequence ATGAAAAAATTTATAATTCTTCCCTTTATCGCTCTCTTCCTTTTATCCTGTGAAGAAGATTCGAAGCCATATGAACTAGAGATAAGTGGAGAGAATATTGAGTTTGTTGAAATACTCTATTCAGAAGATGATCTTCTTTTCTACGAGATGGATAGAGATACCATTAAACCGAATGCATCAGGGAAATATATCGTAACAAAAAATATTGAAAGGCCTAAAAACTCAAAGATCATAGTTAATGGCAAGTTCAAAAACAACATCATGGTTCCTGGAGCCAAAAGCAAATTGGTATTTAGGGATTCAGCGGTCGTTTTTGAAGGAACGAACGCCTCTGGACTTAATTTGTTGAACGAATTCGACAGGCCAGAAACACATCGGGTTGGTTCTGGGATCTATGAAAATGACACTACCCTTCAAATGACGCTAAATAAGTATTGGAGCCTTAGAGATTCAGACCTCAAAACTGTTACTGCTCTAGAGAAAAAGGATAGCATCGATAGTGAGTTTAGCGATCTTTTGAAAACAGAAATAAACTATTACTATGCCTACAATATAGATAATATTTTTAGCCAAAGATTCTACGCTGGTAAAGGTGATGATTACAATGAAGTAAAAAAGATATGGGACAGCGTCGAGCGAAGCAATCCACTTGAAGCCGATTATAAATCGACCTACTGGAGAGCTTATGGAGAGTCAATAATGGTCAACAAGCCTTTTGTTGAATCTATAATGAGTGGAGAGGCTTCCATGGATCGTTATAGGGCACTCTTTGAAGCGGATGAAATGAACGACATGCAATATGCTTCAATCAAAGAGTTTCCAAAATCGAAATCAAGGGAACAGATCAGCGCCTTATTTATCTACAATAGAGCTGAGAGGTCAGACAATCCGAAAAGTCTGATCAGACTATATGATGATTTCAAAAACGAATATCCTAAAAGTCGTTATCTATCCTACCTTGATCCAAATATCAATAAGGTAAAAGAGTACCAGAAGGCACTTACTGAAAAGATGCCCTCTGACGCCATTTTTCTAGAAAATAGCGAGATCGCAAACATGGATGAACTTTTGTCAACTTTGAAAGGGGAAAAGTATTTCGTAGATATCTGGGCTTCATGGTGTGTTCCATGTATCGAGGAATTTAAGCATAATGGTAAATTGAATGCTTTGTTGAAAGAAAAAGGCTATAAAAAAATATACATCTCCATCGACCAGCAAGCAAATAAGAACGCATGGGAGACGCAGATCAAAAGCAACCAGTTGTCAGGGATGCATATGATTGCTTCAAAGGATTTTTCGGATTCATTCCATAAAAATTACGGTGAGGTTGGCAGTAATGCTGTTACTATCCCTCTTTATATGATTACCGATGAAAGTGGTAAAATCGTGAATAAAAATGCACCTAGGCCAAGCGATATTGAGAACCTGCGTAAAGTTCTTTAG